In one Steroidobacteraceae bacterium genomic region, the following are encoded:
- a CDS encoding GNAT family N-acetyltransferase → MILSDTPLRGFELRRGGVSPAASEIEQLRRLIVEYAGWLNEDLGFQGLEQELATLPGKYAEPAGAFLIAYPRHGEPDGEQAAAGCVAMRPLEAGVCEMKRLWVRQSARQNGLGRALSLEIMAIARTAGHRTMRLDTLAHMTPALRLYEGLGFRRIAAYYPNPLRDAVYLECPLDRR, encoded by the coding sequence GGCTTCGAACTGCGTCGCGGCGGCGTCAGTCCTGCTGCATCGGAGATCGAGCAGCTGCGCCGATTGATCGTGGAATATGCCGGATGGCTCAACGAGGATCTCGGATTCCAGGGGCTCGAGCAGGAGCTGGCGACGCTGCCCGGCAAGTACGCGGAGCCCGCGGGTGCTTTCCTGATTGCCTATCCGCGCCACGGCGAGCCCGATGGCGAGCAGGCTGCGGCGGGTTGTGTCGCCATGCGGCCGCTCGAAGCGGGCGTGTGCGAGATGAAGCGACTGTGGGTGCGCCAGAGTGCGCGGCAGAATGGACTCGGGCGCGCATTGTCGCTGGAGATCATGGCGATCGCACGCACGGCCGGCCATCGGACCATGCGCCTCGATACGCTTGCGCACATGACGCCGGCGCTTCGGCTGTACGAAGGGCTCGGCTTTCGGCGCATTGCCGCGTACTACCCGAACCCGCTGCGCGATGCGGTCTATCTGGAGTGCCCGCTCGATAGGCGGTGA